One window from the genome of Bacillus rossius redtenbacheri isolate Brsri chromosome 10, Brsri_v3, whole genome shotgun sequence encodes:
- the LOC134536219 gene encoding uncharacterized protein LOC134536219, whose translation MAALLLWLLWAAGVAAGVPSTVPPPAGSISVPGPVPRPALTTPHPAPPRSYPLRASTIPPFAAPRTMFPASFTTPPGRKAPSYVPPLRASFTPPLPPGYGNPFADKPTLRGSNSDGGSLGPGRHQIPPPPRPPPLRERIPLRPQLPLGADRDKDSSTPERKKPLNTPSFNRSPEAPFSEPETLGTSVHAANDTELELLHSLSVSRILAGSNGRKQELPEIFRHPDLFPKVQPDVSVASTARGTPPPEPRPEPETPRAEQKPEQTEKLPEEEKVLPESVAPAEAGPAVTGRNEERVERLPDPQPQPPEPVEPAIGVSDAPTSPSRDGLENKWQIAWDIHVYLTASLFTLLSLYSVVNIVRVNLSKRLLSCGYYMALHGLVLTIGVVRSVYLFYDAYNLNRSFPAPISHLMLNVVSPLITSTFIILFLFLLQAVKVSNVLSLQVHRPALAVCFVVLHVCLCIGLDLAAGLFPTATFLPLICQSLFIVVCTCLGAAYLYAYQHLARAATRKLDNIFGSGFANVRRPALATAVRATLATALLALLMAAVQLYGIFGIYEAPGPRDRPVPWLWWGYQFSVRVIEIAMCGLLSWAGTQPLQRAGSEEEKESQNSGFALFRCGRCSNTPRSSEGADDIYPAVCVTNQAIHDYTIRTGKKVYDDSFPLNNLHSGYPPGESNLGLSTSERRSLRKSPYLPSGAGTFERHSLKKGGPYEMDDLPFPTSRARPELDAVYPLSSTAERRSLKRSGALEAAYGSAEARRSLQKAGTLASLSADRRAPVSGQHRGGTQTLSCARDRTSPSMLVAENGFVRFRALAEPEDAGVPDAPGR comes from the exons ATGGCAGCCCTGCTCCTGTGGCTGCTGTgggctgccggtgtcgccgccgGGGTCCCCTCGACAGTGCCGCCCCCCGCGGGCAGCATCTCGGTACCGGGCCCGGTTCCCCGGCCGGCCCTTACCACCCCTCACCCTGCCCCGCCACGCAGCTACCCCCTCCGAGCGTCCACCATTCCTCCGTTCGCTGCCCCGCGCACCATGTTCCCCGCCTCGTTCACGACCCCGCCCGGCCGCAAGGCGCCCTCGTACGTGCCGCCCCTGCGCGCCTCCTTCACCCCGCCCCTGCCCCCCGGCTACGGCAATCCCTTCGCAGACAAGCCCACGCTGCGGGGGAGCAACTCGGACGGGGGGTCCCTGGGGCCCGGCCGGCACCAGATACCCCCTCCACCGCGGCCGCCGCCTCTCCGGGAGCGCATCCCCCTGCGGCCCCAGCTGCCCCTGGGGGCCGACCGCGACAAGGACAG CTCCACGCCGGAGCGCAAGAAGCCACTCAACACCCCGAGCTTCAACCGCTCGCCGGAGGCCCCCTTCTCTGAGCCAGAGACTCTGGGCACCAGCGTCCACGCGGCCAACGACACGGAGCTGGAGCTTCTGCACTCGCTGAGCGTGTCGCGCATCCTGGCCGGCAGCAACGGCCGCAAGCAGGAGCTGCCGGAGATCTTCCGCCACCCGGACCTGTTCCCCAAGGTGCAGCCGGACGTCTCCGTGGCGTCTACGGCCAGGGGGACCCCGCCACCCGAGCCCAGGCCGGAGCCAGAGACGCCCAGGGCCGAGCAGAAGCCGGAGCAGACGGAGAAACTGCCCGAGGAGGAAAAGGTACTCCCGGAGAGCGTGGCCCCCGCGGAGGCCGGCCCGGCCGTGACCGGCAGGAACGAGGAGAGGGTGGAACGCCTGCCCGACCCCCAGCCGCAGCCCCCGGAGCCTGTCGAGCCGGCCATCGGAGTGTCCGACGCCCCGACCAGCCCTTCTCGAGATGGCCTCGAGAACAAGTGGCAAATAGCCTGGGACATCCACGTGTACCTCACGGCGAGCCTCTTCACCCTCCTGTCGCTCTACTCCGTCGTTAACATCGTGCGAGTGAACTTGTCCAAGAGATTGTTGTCCTGCGGCTACTACATGGCGCTCCACGGACTGGTGCTTACGATAGGCGTCGTGAGGAGCGTGTATCTTTTCTACGATGCCTATAACCTCAACCGCTCATTCCCCGCGCCTATATCGCACCTCATGCTGAACGTAGTCTCTCCGCTAATCACCTCGACGTTCATCATCCTGTTCCTGTTCCTGCTGCAGGCGGTGAAGGTCAGCAACGTGCTGAGCCTGCAGGTGCACCGGCCAGCCCTGGCGGTGTGCTTTGTCGTGCTGCACGTGTGCCTGTGCATCGGTCTGGACCTGGCCGCGGGCCTTTTCCCCACCGCCACGTTCCTGCCCCTCATCTGCCAGTCCCTCTTCATCGTGGTGTGCACGTGCCTGGGTGCGGCCTACCTCTACGCGTACCAGCACCTGGCCCGCGCGGCCACTCGCAAGCTGGACAACATCTTCGGCAGTGGCTTCGCGAACGTGCGGCGCCCGGCGCTCGCCACGGCGGTGCGTGCCACGCTCGCGACCGCGCTCCTCGCCTTGCTGATGGCTGCGGTACAGCTGTACGGTATCTTCGGCATCTACGAGGCGCCCGGCCCGCGGGACCGGCCGGTGCCCTGGCTGTGGTGGGGGTACCAGTTCTCCGTGCGCGTCATCGAGATAGCCATGTGCGGTCTGTTGTCGTGGGCGGGCACCCAGCCCCTGCAGCGAGCCGGCTCCGAAGAGGAGAAGGAGTCCCAGAACTCTGGGTTCGCCCTGTTCCGGTGTGGCCGGTGCTCCAACACCCCGCGCAGCAGCGAGGGGGCGGACGACATCTACCCTGCGGTGTGTGTCACCAATCAGGCCATCCACGACTACACCATCCGCACCGGCAAGAAGGTGTACGACGACTCCTTCCCCCTGAACAACCTGCACTCGGGGTACCCCCCGGGCGAGTCCAACCTGGGCCTCTCCACCTCGGAGCGCCGGTCTCTCAGGAAGTCCCCGTACCTGCCGAGCGGGGCCGGCACCTTCGAGAGACACTCCCTGAAGAAGGGCGGTCCGTACGAGATGGACGACCTGCCGTTCCCGACGAGCCGGGCGAGGCCCGAGCTGGACGCAGTGTACCCCCTGAGCAGCACGGCCGAGCGCCGCTCGCTCAAGCGGTCGGGAGCGCTGGAGGCCGCGTACGGCAGCGCGGAGGCCCGGCGCTCGCTGCAGAAGGCCGGCACGCTGGCCTCGCTGAGTGCAGACCGGCGGGCACCGGTCTCCGGCCAGCACAGAGGCGGCACGCAGACGCTGTCGTGCGCGCGTGATCGCACCTCCCCCTCCATGCTGGTGGCCGAGAACGGCTTCGTGCGTTTCCGTGCGCTCGCGGAACCGGAGGACGCGGGGGTGCCGGACGCACCGGGCAGGTGA